CCAACAAGGGCATCGCATCATCGGGCCGAAAATGGGTTTAACCAGTCAGGCGAAAATGAAGCAGATGAACGTGGACGAACCGATTTACGGCTATATCTTTGACTATATGCTGGTGCCTGATGGTGGTACCGTCAAGATGCAAGAGTTGATCCATCCCAAAGTGGAGGCGGAAATCGCCTTTATCTTGGGACGGGATCTGGAAGGACCGGGCATGACGGGCGCCCAAGTGCTGGCTGCTACCGAGTATGTGATGCCTGCGCTTGAAATTATCGACAGTCGTTACGAGAACTTCCGGTTTACGTTACCTGATGTGATAGCGGATAACGCTTCTTCCTCAAGAGTGGTTTTTGGTTCCCGTCTGACACGGCCTCACCACTTGGAACTGGATTTGGTCGGTGTGACATTGTCCATCAATGGAGAAATCAAAGATCTGGCGGCGAGTGCCGCAGTTGTCGGACATCCGGCCAACTCGGTCGCCATGCTGGCCAACATGTTGGCCAGGAAGGGCGAAAAATTGAAAGCAGGGGATATCATCCTGACCGGAGGCGTGACGGGCGCCGTGATGTTGGCTGTGGGGGATACGGTTTCAGCCAAATTCGACGGGTTGGGCGAAGTCGGTTTTCAAGTGACGGAATAAAAACTGTGTGAACGGAGGTTACCATGCCGATTGTCAATATCCAGATTTTACAGGGAAGACCCGAAGAGAAGGTGAAAGCACTGATCCGAAACGTGACGGAAACGATCTGTACGACGCTGGAGGTTCCGAAAGAATCGGTACGGGTCATTGTAACCGAGATACCCAAAACGCACTGGGGCATCGGGGGAACACCTGTGTCCGATCAACAGAATTGATAACAAAATAATAGATTGGGGAGGAGCTGAACATGTCGATTGAATTGGGATTGCTTGTACCCCATACACCTCGCATGTGTCACGAGGATCGAACTCCGGAGTTCCAAAAAGAACTCGTAAAGGGGATGCATTCAGTCGCAAGGATCATTGAAAAAATCAAACCTGATGCGATCGTGCTCGTATCCTGTCACTGGCTGTCCAGTTTCCATCATTTTGTCGATGCCACTCCGGTGCACAAAGGGGTTTTAACCGCTTTTGAATGTCCCGAACTGATCTCCGACGTGCCCTATCAGTATCCCGGAGATGAACAGCTGGCCGGCCAATTGGTGGAAGCGGGGCAAAAGGCGGGTCTCCCTGTTGTCAAAGTGAACGATCCAACGTACGTATGGGATTATGGTACAGTGGTACCTCTTCGGTATCTGGTGCCGAATGGGGATATACCGGTTATTGATCTTTCCGTTTGTTGGGCGGCAAATCTGGAAGAAACTTATGTGTGGGGACAGCAAATCGGAAAGGTGTTGCGTGAGAGTGAGAAACGCGTAATCTTTGTCAGCAGTGGCGCCCTTTCCCATAATCTTGTACGAGGCCCCGAGAAAATGCCGACAGCTGCTGAACAAGCTTTGGATCGGCAATTTTTAGAGTATTTGCATAACAATGATCTCTCATCTGCATGGAACATGTTGCCTCAATATGCCAGAGCGGCTTGCGTTGAGTCCGGGGGACGTCATTTGGCGATGTTGCTGGGAGTGTTGGAAGGAAACTATGAAAGCGCCTATTACGGGTATGGCCAATCGTCGGGCAGCGCCAATGTGGTGATGGCGTTTCAACCGAAATAAAATTTGCGAACACAATTTGATTACAACCACGAAGGAGTGTGTCAACATGCGCACACAGGTTGGAATCATCGGAGCAGGTCCGGCCGGACTGATGCTCTCACATCTGTTGCATCTTTACGGGATCGAGTCGATCATCATCGAAAGCCGCACCCGCGAAGAAATTGAAGGAACCATCCGTGCGGGCGTGCTCGAACAGGGTACGGTAGATCTGTTGAACGCGACGGGCGTCGGCGAGCGGATGATGCGGGAGGGGCATTTTCACCACGGGATTGAACTGCGTTTCAACGGCAAGGGACACCGGATCGACATCCACGAGCTTACTGGCGGGAAAAACGTGACGATCTATGCCCAACACGAGGTTATTAAGGATCTTGTGGCTGCCCGACTGAAGGCGGGTGGAGAAATCATTTTCAATGTGGGCGACGTCAGTCTTCACCAGCTTGACACACCGACACCCAAGATCCGGTTCCGCAAGGACCAGGACGGCGAGCTGCAGGAAATCACCTGCGACTTTATTGCGGGTTGTGACGGGTTTCATGGTCCGAGCCGGCCTGCAATTCCGGAGACAGTACGCAAGGAATACCAGAAAATTTATCCGTTTGGCTGGCTCGGCATTCTGACCGTAGCTCCCCCGTCAGCGCCCGAGTTGATCTACGCCAATCACGAACGCGGCTTCGCCTTGGTCAGCACGCGTTCACCCGAAATCCAGCGGATGTATATTCAGGTTGATCCTCGTGATGATATTGCCAATTGGCCTGATGACCGGATTTGGGAGGAACTGCATGCACGGCTGGCGACTCATGATGGTTGGGAGTTAATCGAGGGTCCCATCATTCAAAAGAACATCATCGCCATGCGCAGTTTTGTCTGTGACCCCATGCAGTACGGAAGACTCTTTCTGGCCGGAGATGCAGCGCACATCGTTCCGCCGACCGGTGCCAAAGGGCTGAATCTGGCGGTTGCGGATGTACAGGTGTTGGCACGTGGTCTCGAGTCCTTTTACAGGTCCGGCAAAACAGAACTGTTGGAGCGCTATTCCGAAATTTGTCTGCGCCGCGTATGGAAGGCGGAGCGCTTCTCCTGGTACATGACGTCTTTGTTGCATCGTCACCCTGACCATACACCATTTGATCGCCGCATCCAACTTGCCGAATTGGATTATGTCACTTCCTCACGGGCCGCAGCGACCAGTCTGGCCGAGAACTATGCAGGTTTGCCCATGGAATTTGAGACAACCGCGGGTGTCTCGCTATGATGAGATTCACAAACAGCGTGAACAATGAGAAGGAGGAAGCGGGCGTGAAATATTCAAAATGGAACAAACTTTTCATTAACGGTGTGTGGAGGGAGGGGTCCAGCCGTCAGCGTTATATCAATCAAAATCCGTATCATGGTGATGCTCTTGCGGAGATCAAATTGGCAAACCGCCATGACATAGACGAAGCGTATGAGTCGGCACGTCGTATGCAAAAAGAATGGGAACAAACGCCCGCACCCGAGAAAGCGAGCGTGATAGAAAAAGCGGTTGCCATCATCCAACGTCGGAGAGAAGAACTTGTTCAGCTTCTCATCGAGGAAGCCGGCAGCACGCATTCGAAAGCGAATGTGGAACTGGATATTGCCACCGCATTCATGCGCGAAGCGGCCACGTATCCATTTCGCATGCATGGGGAAATGGTTCCCTCCGTCATTCCGGGTAAAGAAAACCGACTATATCGGTCACCGGTGGGTGTAGTAGGCGTGATTGCGCCTTGGAATTTTCCGCTGCATTTGGCGATGCGCTCGATCGTTTCCGCCGTTGCTACAGGGAACGGCGTCGTGTTGAAGCCTGATTTGCAAACGTTTATCTCAGGCGGATTGGTCATCGCGGACATTTTTGAAGAGGCCGGGCTTCCAAAAGGGCTCTTCAATGTAGTGGTAGCGGATCTGGGTGAAATTGGTGATTATTTTGTGGAACATCCCATTCCGGGAATGATTTCTTTTACGGGTTCTACAGTTGCAGGTCGGCATATTGCATCTGTTGCGGGTCAGCATCTGAAAAAAACAGCGCTGGAATTGGGAGGGAATAATGCGTTCATTGTGCTGGATGACGCGGATGTGAAACAAGCGGTGTCAGCGGCCGTATTTGGGAAATTCATGCATCAAGGGCAGATTTGTATGGCGGTCAATCGGTTGATCGTTGACCGTAAAAAGTATGTGGAGTTTATCGATGTCTTCAAGGAAAAAGTATTGCAACTGAAAGCGGGAGATCCGGCTGATCCCGAAACGGTGATCGGTCCGCTCATCAATCGCAATCAGGTCAACAAAATTCTGGGGTTGATCGAAAAGAGCGTCTCACAAGGAGCACGCGTCGTTTTGGAAG
Above is a window of Polycladomyces zharkentensis DNA encoding:
- a CDS encoding 2-keto-4-pentenoate hydratase; translated protein: MERREVVRITADYPDLSVEDAYQVQKELVAIKRQQGHRIIGPKMGLTSQAKMKQMNVDEPIYGYIFDYMLVPDGGTVKMQELIHPKVEAEIAFILGRDLEGPGMTGAQVLAATEYVMPALEIIDSRYENFRFTLPDVIADNASSSRVVFGSRLTRPHHLELDLVGVTLSINGEIKDLAASAAVVGHPANSVAMLANMLARKGEKLKAGDIILTGGVTGAVMLAVGDTVSAKFDGLGEVGFQVTE
- a CDS encoding 4-oxalocrotonate tautomerase: MPIVNIQILQGRPEEKVKALIRNVTETICTTLEVPKESVRVIVTEIPKTHWGIGGTPVSDQQN
- a CDS encoding extradiol ring-cleavage dioxygenase, encoding MSIELGLLVPHTPRMCHEDRTPEFQKELVKGMHSVARIIEKIKPDAIVLVSCHWLSSFHHFVDATPVHKGVLTAFECPELISDVPYQYPGDEQLAGQLVEAGQKAGLPVVKVNDPTYVWDYGTVVPLRYLVPNGDIPVIDLSVCWAANLEETYVWGQQIGKVLRESEKRVIFVSSGALSHNLVRGPEKMPTAAEQALDRQFLEYLHNNDLSSAWNMLPQYARAACVESGGRHLAMLLGVLEGNYESAYYGYGQSSGSANVVMAFQPK
- the pobA gene encoding 4-hydroxybenzoate 3-monooxygenase, with the translated sequence MRTQVGIIGAGPAGLMLSHLLHLYGIESIIIESRTREEIEGTIRAGVLEQGTVDLLNATGVGERMMREGHFHHGIELRFNGKGHRIDIHELTGGKNVTIYAQHEVIKDLVAARLKAGGEIIFNVGDVSLHQLDTPTPKIRFRKDQDGELQEITCDFIAGCDGFHGPSRPAIPETVRKEYQKIYPFGWLGILTVAPPSAPELIYANHERGFALVSTRSPEIQRMYIQVDPRDDIANWPDDRIWEELHARLATHDGWELIEGPIIQKNIIAMRSFVCDPMQYGRLFLAGDAAHIVPPTGAKGLNLAVADVQVLARGLESFYRSGKTELLERYSEICLRRVWKAERFSWYMTSLLHRHPDHTPFDRRIQLAELDYVTSSRAAATSLAENYAGLPMEFETTAGVSL
- a CDS encoding aldehyde dehydrogenase family protein; its protein translation is MRFTNSVNNEKEEAGVKYSKWNKLFINGVWREGSSRQRYINQNPYHGDALAEIKLANRHDIDEAYESARRMQKEWEQTPAPEKASVIEKAVAIIQRRREELVQLLIEEAGSTHSKANVELDIATAFMREAATYPFRMHGEMVPSVIPGKENRLYRSPVGVVGVIAPWNFPLHLAMRSIVSAVATGNGVVLKPDLQTFISGGLVIADIFEEAGLPKGLFNVVVADLGEIGDYFVEHPIPGMISFTGSTVAGRHIASVAGQHLKKTALELGGNNAFIVLDDADVKQAVSAAVFGKFMHQGQICMAVNRLIVDRKKYVEFIDVFKEKVLQLKAGDPADPETVIGPLINRNQVNKILGLIEKSVSQGARVVLEGEVRGNLMSPFILADVTNDMPIAQSEIFGPVAVIIPVENEEEAIRIANDSPYGLSGSVFSGSWERGLQVAQKIRTGMIHVNDQSINDEPHIPFGGEKGSGLGRLNGKWSLEEFTTIKWISIQHQPRSYPFS